One window from the genome of Carassius carassius chromosome 15, fCarCar2.1, whole genome shotgun sequence encodes:
- the wdtc1 gene encoding WD and tetratricopeptide repeats protein 1 has protein sequence MTCCETMSLQSVTTDLQRRQIRESRALDFQRHYHVTDPFIKRLGLEAELQGHSGCVNCLEWNERGDLLASGSDDQHAIIWDPFRHSKLITMHTGHAANIFSVKFLPHSEDRILITGAADTKVHVHDLTAKETTHMFSDHTNRVKRIATAPMWPNTFWSAAEDGLIRQYDLRESSKRSEVLIDLTEYCGQLVEAKCLAINPRDNNYLAVGANGPFVRLYDIRMIHNHRKSMNQSSSAGVHTFCDKQKSIPDGAGQYYVAGHLPVKLPDYNNRLRVLVATYVTFSPDGTELLVNMGGEQVYLFDLTFKQRPYTFLLPKKCHTSSDVQNGKTTNGVTNGMHLPASRLKLDKVSSDLPPHLERIKLQANEAFARQQWTQAIQLYSLGIHEAGHNAMLYGNRAAAYMKRKWDGDLYDALRDCLKALSLNPAHLKAHFRLVRCLFELKYIAEALECLDDFKSKFPEQAHSSACDALDRDIKAALFSKTDSSDDKKGNSSVRFHNFSRKESIPEDEIVLRERSFDYKHRYCGHCNTTTDIKEANFFGSKGQYIVSGSDDGSFFIWNKETTNLVRILQGDESIVNCLQPHPSYCFLATSGIDPVVRLWSPRPESENENCRVVEDMEGAAQANQKRMNADPLEVMLLNMGYRISGLSSRGTEGSDEEESSESQVQCRSS, from the exons GGTCACTCTGGCTGTGTGAACTGTCTGGAGTGGAATGAGAGAGGAGA TCTCCTGGCCTCAGGTTCGGATGACCAGCACGCCATCATCTGGGATCCGTTCCGGCACTCCAAGCTCATCACGATGCACACGGGACACGCAGCCAACATCTTCTCTGTGAAG TTCCTGCCTCACTCCGAGGACCGGATCTTGATCACAGGAGCCGCTGACACCAAGGTGCACGTGCACGACCTGACGGCGAAGGAGACCACTCACATGTTCTCCGACCACACCAACCGCGTCAAGCGCATCGCGACGGCACCCATGTGGCCCAACACCTTCTGGAGCGCCGCGGAGGACGGGCTCATTCG GCAGTATGATCTGAGAGAGAGCAGTAAACGCTCCGAGGTGTTAATCGATCTGACGGAGTACTGTGGGCAGCTCGTGGAAGCCAAATGTCTGGCCATCAACCCTCGTGACAACAACTACCTGGCAGTGGGGGCCAACGGGCCCTTCGTCCGGCTCTACGACATCAGGATGATCCACAATCACAG GAAGTCTATGAATCAGAGTAGCTCAGCCGGAGTTCATACGTTTTGTGACAAGCAGAAATCGATCCCGGACGGCGCTGGACAGTACTACGTCGCAG GTCACTTACCCGTGAAGCTTCCTGACTATAACAACAGATTACGAGTTCTGGTGGCCACCTACGTCACCTTCAGTCCTGACGGCACCGAGCTGCTGGTGAACATGGGAGGAGAGCAG gtttatttatttgatctgaCGTTCAAACAAAGGCCGTACACATTTCTGCTGCCCAAAAAATGCCACACGTCATCAG ATGTACAGAATGGGAAGACCACCAATGGTGTGACCAATGGGATGCATCTTCCTGCCAGCCGCCTCAAACTAGATAAAGTCTCCAG TGATCTTCCTCCTCATCTGGAGCGGATCAAGCTGCAGGCTAACGAAGCGTTCGCGCGCCAGCAGTGGACTCAAGCCATCCAGCTCTACAGTCTGGGCATCCATGAAGCCGGACACAACGCCATGCTGTACGGAAACCGCGCCGCCGCGTACATGAAGAGAAAGTG ggacgGAGATCTGTACGACGCACTGCGTGACTGTCTGAAGGCCTTGTCTCTGAACCCGGCTCATCTGAAGGCACACTTCCGCTTAGTGCGCTGCCTGTTTGAGCTCAAGTACATCGCCGAGGCTCTGGAGTGTCTGGATGACTTCAAGAGCAAGTTTCCGGAGCAGGCGCACAGCAGCGCATGTGACGCGCTCGACAGAGACATCAAGGCGGCCCTCTTCTCAAAAACAGACTCCT CTGATGACAAGAAGGGGAACAGCTCCGTCCGCTTCCATAACTTCAGCCGGAAGGAGTCCATCCCTGAGGATGAGATCGTGCTGAGAGAGCGCAGCTTTGACTACAAGCATCGCTACTGTGGACACTGCAACACCACCACGGATATTAAAGAAGCCAACTTCTTCGGAAG TAAAGGCCAGTACATCGTGAGCGGCTCAGACGACGGCTCGTTCTTCATCTGGAACAAAGAGACGACGAACCTGGTGCGGATCTTACAGGGGGACGAGTCTATAGTGAACTGTCTTCAGCCGCATCCCAGCTACTGCTTCCTGGCCACCAGCGGCATCGACCCCGTGGTGCGGCTCTGGAGCCCAAGACCCGAG TCGGAGAACGAGAACTGTCGGGTGGTGGAGGACATGGAGGGTGCAGCCCAAGCCAACCAGAAGCGCATGAATGCGGATCCGCTGGAGGTGATGCTGCTGAACATGGGTTATCGTATCTCGGGTCTGAGCAGCCGAGGCACCGAGGGCTCTGATGAGGAGGAGAGCTCAGAGAGCCAGGTTCAGTGTCGCTCCAGCTAG